In one Musa acuminata AAA Group cultivar baxijiao chromosome BXJ2-5, Cavendish_Baxijiao_AAA, whole genome shotgun sequence genomic region, the following are encoded:
- the LOC103984649 gene encoding probable LRR receptor-like serine/threonine-protein kinase At1g12460: MRICRYLFSLVVVVVVFSGSAPPVAEASTSEKEILLEFKSNVTSDPGGALASWVAAGDPCRDFAGVFCNDAGSVVKILVHGANLAGAIPASLSGLGSLQIISLFGNRFSGGVPPEFAAIQTLHKLNVSRNALSGGVPGFLGGLPGLRLLDLSYNVFSGEIPAALFSQCVKTRFVSLSHNALSGPIPADIANCSRLVGIDLSFNNLTGELIPQICEPPDINYISVRDNSLSGTVTDKISMCQSLELFDLGSNSFSGTVPFNLLSLQNLSYFNMSSNKFQGEIPEVSVCSEKLGFFDVSGNELSGGIPPSIANCGALRFLDLGLNNLSGSIPLEIGSLKSLSVLRLGNNAGIGGSIPAELGGIELLQILDIQNLQLFGEIPITLSQCRFLLELDASGNRLAGGIPDTLYNMTYLKHLDLHRNQLNGIIPPTLGQLSKLEYLDLSENLLTGVIPDSLGGLTLLTFFNVSYNNLSGAIPSATTIQQFGPSAFLNNSLLCGPPLTTPCSSGNVSRRTRLLTVPAIIAIVAAAIILIGVCIVTVMNIRAYGKKVVEEEILVSESTPPASTGSNVIIGKLVLFSKTLPSRYEDWEAGTKALLDKDCMVGGGSIGTVYKATFEGGVSIAVKKLESLGRIRNQEEFEQEIGRLGSLGHPNLVAFHGYYWSSTMQLILSEFVPNGNLYDHLHVSRRLYSGSGSSSGRGELLWSRRFNIAIGTARALAYLHHDCRPQVLHLNVKSTNILLDEGYEAKLSDYGLGKLLPILGSNALTKFHTAVGYVAPELASQSLRYSDKCDVYSFGVVLLEIVTGRKPVESPGAAKVVVLQDYVRGVLEDGTASDCFDRNMRGFLETELIQVLKLGLICTSEAPSRRPRMAEVVQFLESIRPSS; the protein is encoded by the exons ATGAGAATCTGCCGTTATCTATTTTCCCTCGTTGTCGTTGTCGTCGTCTTCAGCGGGTCGGCGCCGCCGGTGGCGGAGGCATCGACGTCGGAGAAGGAGATACTTCTCGAGTTCAAGAGCAACGTGACGTCCGACCCCGGCGGCGCGCTCGCATCGTGGGTCGCCGCCGGCGACCCCTGCCGCGACTTCGCCGGCGTGTTCTGCAACGACGCCGGGTCCGTGGTGAAGATCCTTGTCCACGGGGCCAACCTCGCCGGGGCTATCCCGGCCTCTCTGTCCGGCCTCGGGTCCCTTCAGATCATCTCCCTCTTCGGCAACCGCTTCTCCGGCGGAGTGCCGCCGGAGTTCGCCGCGATCCAGACGCTCCACAAGCTCAATGTCAGCCGCAACGCCCTATCCGGCGGCGTCCCGGGGTTCCTCGGCGGCCTTCCCGGCCTCCGCCTCCTCGACCTCTCCTACAACGTCTTCTCCGGCGAGATTCCGGCCGCTCTCTTCAGCCAATGCGTCAAGACGCGGTTCGTGTCGCTCTCCCACAATGCCCTCTCCGGCCCGATCCCCGCTGACATCGCCAATTGTTCGAGGCTGGTCGGCATCGACTTGTCCTTCAACAATCTTACCGGAGAACTGATCCCTCAGATCTGCGAGCCGCCTGACATCAACTACATCTCCGTGAGGGACAATTCGCTGTCGGGAACCGTCACCGATAAGATCTCAATGTGCCAAAGCCTCGAACTTTTCGATCTCGGCAGCAATTCCTTCTCCGGAACGGTGCCTTTCAATCTTCTTAGCCTCCAAAATCTTAGCTACTTCAACATGTCATCTAATAAATTTCAAGGGGAAATACCAGAGGTTAGTGTTTGTAGTGAGAAATTAGGGTTCTTTGACGTCTCCGGCAATGAATTGAGCGGTGGAATTCCACCGAGCATAGCAAATTGTGGAGCGCTCAGGTTTCTTGACTTAGGGCTTAACAATCTCAGCGGAAGCATTCCGCTGGAAATTGGGAGCTTGAAGTCGCTCTCTGTTCTTAGGCTAGGGAACAATGCTGGAATCGGGGGTTCGATTCCTGCCGAGCTCGGAGGGATCGAGTTACTTCAGATTCTGGACATTCAAAATCTTCAGCTCTTCGGGGAGATTCCAATCACCCTGAGCCAATGCAGATTCCTCCTTGAGCT GGATGCATCGGGCAATCGCTTGGCCGGAGGAATCCCAGACACCCTCTATAACATGACCTATCTCAAACACCTCGATCTGCACCGGAACCAGCTCAATGGGATCATCCCCCCAACCCTGGGCCAGCTCTCAAAGCTTGAGTACCTCGATCTTTCGGAGAATTTGCTCACTGGAGTGATACCTGACTCTCTTGGAGGTCTGACGTTGTTAACTTTCTTCAATGTGTCTTACAACAACCTCTCCGGGGCGATTCCTTCTGCAACCACGATCCAACAGTTTGGACCTTCGGCGTTCTTGAACAACTCATTACTCTGTGGGCCTCCGCTGACTACCCCTTGTTCTTCGGGCAACGTCTCTCGAAGAACAAGACTATTGACTGTCCCTGCTATTATAGCCATCGTTGCTGCTGCTATCATACTTATCGGCGTCTGCATTGTCACGGTCATGAACATCCGGGCATATGGGAAGAAGGTAGTGGAGGAAGAGATTTTGGTTTCTGAGAGCACTCCTCCTGCTTCAACAGGCTCGAACGTGATCATTGGAAAGCTGGTTCTTTTCAGCAAGACTTTGCCGTCTAGGTATGAAGACTGGGAGGCAGGAACCAAGGCATTGCTCGATAAGGACTGCATGGTTGGTGGTGGATCCATCGGCACTGTGTACAAAGCCACATTCGAGGGTGGAGTTTCAATCGCGGTGAAGAAGCTCGAGAGCCTAGGCAGGATACGGAACCAGGAAGAGTTTGAGCAGGAGATTGGCCGACTTGGTAGCCTCGGGCACCCCAATTTAGTTGCATTCCATGGTTACTATTGGTCATCCACTATGCAGTTAATTCTATCAGAATTTGTTCCTAACGGAAACCTATATGATCACCTCCATGTTTCTCGTCGTCTATACTCGGGCAGCGGTAGTAGCAGTGGCAGAGGTGAGTTGTTGTGGTCTAGGAGGTTCAATATAGCTATTGGAACAGCAAGGGCTCTTGCATATCTGCATCATGACTGCAGGCCCCAAGTCCTGCATCTTAATGTCAAGTCTACTAACATACTTTTAGATGAAGGGTATGAAGCAAAGCTATCGGATTACGGGTTGGGGAAACTGCTACCGATCCTGGGTAGCAATGCTTTAACCAAGTTTCATACAGCAGTGGGTTATGTTGCTCCAGAACTGGCTTCTCAGAGCTTGAGATATAGCGATAAGTGTGATGTCTATAGCTTTGGGGTAGTTCTACTGGAGATTGTGACGGGGAGGAAGCCGGTGGAAAGCCCAGGGGCAGCTAAGGTGGTGGTATTGCAGGATTATGTTAGGGGAGTGCTGGAGGATGGAACAGCATCTGATTGCTTTGATCGGAATATGAGGGGTTTTCTAGAGACCGAATTGATTCAGGTACTTAAGTTAGGGTTAATTTGCACTTCCGAAGCCCCATCGAGGAGGCCAAGAATGGCAGAAGTTGTGCAGTTTCTGGAGTCGATCAGACCCAGTTCATGA